From the Candidatus Margulisiibacteriota bacterium genome, one window contains:
- the tgt gene encoding tRNA guanosine(34) transglycosylase Tgt: protein MKFKFEIIKKSSKSKARVGKLYTPHGVVDTPMFQPVGTLGTVKTMTFRDLNELEAQIILSNTYHLYLRPGIELIKAAGGLHRFMRWDKPILTDSGGFQVFSLAHMRTVTDNGVEFTSHLDGTKHFLTPEKVVDIQTAFGSDIMMPLDECVAYPCGKQEAETALVRTTSWAKQAYKYWQNKKQTEECPTLFGIAQGSTYKDLRKISAEQIAEIGFPGYGIGGLSVGEPQNEMFEMLDIVTDILQPDRPRHLLGVGYAQDILGGIKLGADLFDCVIPTRLARHGSFLTLEGKTSIRRAEFEKDFSPIDPDCDCFACRNFTKAYIRHLFWAREITAMHLLTIHNLRFFMRLMEKTRRDILEDRI from the coding sequence ATGAAATTTAAATTCGAGATCATAAAGAAATCAAGCAAGTCGAAAGCGAGAGTAGGGAAACTCTATACTCCCCACGGGGTTGTCGATACCCCGATGTTCCAGCCGGTCGGGACCTTGGGAACGGTCAAAACGATGACCTTCCGCGATCTCAATGAGTTGGAAGCCCAGATCATTCTCTCCAATACTTATCACCTCTACCTGCGTCCGGGGATCGAATTGATCAAAGCTGCCGGCGGACTGCATAGGTTCATGCGCTGGGATAAACCGATCCTTACCGATTCGGGAGGGTTCCAGGTCTTTTCCCTGGCCCATATGCGGACGGTGACCGATAATGGAGTTGAGTTTACCTCCCACCTTGATGGGACCAAGCATTTCCTGACCCCGGAAAAGGTGGTCGACATCCAGACCGCTTTTGGCTCGGACATTATGATGCCACTCGACGAATGTGTCGCTTACCCATGCGGGAAGCAGGAAGCGGAAACGGCTTTGGTCAGGACGACCAGTTGGGCGAAGCAGGCTTATAAGTATTGGCAAAATAAAAAGCAAACGGAAGAGTGCCCAACCCTGTTTGGCATCGCCCAGGGGTCGACTTACAAGGATTTGCGGAAAATCTCGGCTGAACAGATCGCCGAGATCGGTTTTCCCGGCTATGGGATCGGTGGGTTGTCAGTGGGGGAGCCGCAAAATGAGATGTTTGAGATGCTTGATATTGTGACCGATATTCTCCAGCCGGACCGGCCTCGCCATTTATTGGGGGTTGGATACGCTCAAGATATCTTAGGCGGGATTAAGCTGGGGGCCGACCTATTTGACTGCGTCATTCCGACCCGGCTGGCCCGGCACGGTTCTTTTTTGACCCTTGAAGGGAAAACAAGCATTAGACGAGCGGAGTTTGAAAAAGACTTCTCGCCGATCGACCCTGACTGTGATTGCTTTGCCTGCCGCAACTTCACCAAGGCCTATATCCGCCATCTCTTCTGGGCGAGAGAGATCACCGCGATGCACCTCTTGACGATCCACAACCTCCGCTTTTTTATGCGTTTGATGGAGAAGACCAGAAGAGATATCCTCGAAGACCGGATATAG
- a CDS encoding polysaccharide deacetylase family protein: MTIFFFNRVIYCAVTGLLLLFVAGCAPGPVAKSAPPAKAVAATHSFKKFPVLEYHLIRRPEARWSRTPENFWRDLEWLRSNNYYPFNLRDILAGFPGLPPGKIPVVLTFDDSSSSQFRYLPNGEVDPECAVGIIKRFNAKYPDWPVRGTFFILVQTNNPDRNIFGQPENPDYKARKLRQLEEWGMEVASHTYSHDRLSDIPTGDAVYSLARSHQTLSAMTSRDVVSLALPMGLYPIDEGVFARQGQKGGYNFKLAAEVAGGLQPAPWEENFNPRHIRRIQTIASEWKKFFGRE; this comes from the coding sequence ATGACAATCTTCTTTTTTAACCGCGTAATTTATTGCGCGGTTACAGGCCTGTTGCTATTGTTTGTCGCCGGCTGTGCCCCTGGGCCGGTTGCAAAGAGCGCTCCACCGGCCAAAGCAGTCGCGGCCACCCATTCCTTCAAAAAATTCCCAGTCTTAGAATACCACCTGATCCGCCGGCCGGAGGCTCGCTGGTCGCGGACCCCGGAAAACTTTTGGCGCGACCTGGAGTGGCTACGGTCAAACAATTATTATCCTTTTAACCTGCGCGATATTTTGGCCGGATTTCCTGGCTTGCCTCCGGGAAAGATTCCGGTCGTGTTGACCTTTGACGATTCATCGTCGAGCCAGTTTCGCTATTTGCCAAACGGCGAAGTTGATCCGGAGTGCGCGGTCGGAATAATTAAAAGATTTAACGCGAAATACCCTGACTGGCCGGTCCGTGGAACTTTTTTTATTCTGGTTCAGACTAACAACCCCGATCGGAATATCTTCGGCCAGCCGGAAAATCCTGACTATAAGGCCAGAAAACTTCGCCAGCTGGAAGAGTGGGGGATGGAGGTCGCTTCTCACACCTATAGCCACGACCGGCTTTCCGATATTCCGACCGGCGACGCGGTTTATTCATTAGCCCGATCGCACCAGACATTAAGCGCCATGACTAGCCGTGATGTGGTTAGTCTGGCTTTGCCGATGGGGCTTTATCCCATAGACGAAGGGGTTTTTGCAAGACAGGGCCAGAAGGGGGGATATAATTTTAAATTGGCGGCCGAAGTCGCGGGAGGATTGCAGCCGGCGCCGTGGGAAGAAAACTTTAATCCCCGTCATATCAGAAGGATACAGACCATCGCTTCAGAGTGGAAAAAATTCTTTGGCCGAGAGTAG
- the rpoD gene encoding RNA polymerase sigma factor RpoD: protein MYFGKKADFETLKTLGARKGFLTPEDILSVYPEPEKKLDQIEQLLSTGIDLSESGKKIKGEEVPKAEDLQKELLGLKGVGVDDTVRMYLREIGKFPLLTSEEEVVLAKRLKAGDIRAKHKLVNSNLRLVVSIAKKYTGRGMLFLDLVQEGNLGLIRAVEKFDYRKGYKFSTYATWWIRQAITRAIADQARTIRIPVHMIETINRLRKTSRILLQQLGHKPTEKEIAQRARMSVDKVREILRISQVPLSLEAPIGDEESSRLGDFVEDITIQAPDDIVLQGLLRDDLEEVMNTLSERERTVLKLRFGLDDGHPRTLEEVGKVFAVTRERIRQIEAKALRKLKHPTRARKLKEYLK, encoded by the coding sequence ATGTACTTTGGTAAAAAAGCTGATTTTGAAACACTTAAAACTTTAGGCGCCCGGAAAGGCTTCCTGACGCCGGAAGATATCCTCTCGGTCTACCCCGAACCGGAGAAAAAGCTCGACCAGATCGAACAGCTCCTGAGCACCGGGATCGACCTGTCTGAAAGCGGCAAGAAGATCAAGGGAGAAGAGGTCCCCAAAGCCGAAGATCTGCAGAAAGAACTGCTGGGGTTAAAAGGGGTCGGCGTCGACGACACCGTCCGGATGTATCTGCGCGAGATCGGCAAATTCCCGCTCCTTACTTCCGAAGAAGAGGTCGTCCTGGCAAAGCGGCTAAAAGCAGGCGATATCCGCGCCAAGCACAAGCTGGTCAACTCCAACCTCCGCCTGGTCGTCTCTATCGCCAAAAAATACACCGGCCGGGGAATGCTCTTCCTCGACCTTGTTCAGGAAGGGAACCTGGGGCTGATCCGCGCGGTCGAAAAATTCGATTACCGGAAGGGGTACAAATTCTCGACCTACGCCACCTGGTGGATCCGCCAGGCGATCACCCGCGCCATTGCCGACCAGGCCCGGACCATCAGGATCCCGGTCCACATGATCGAAACGATCAACCGCCTGCGCAAAACATCACGCATCCTGCTGCAGCAGCTTGGGCACAAGCCGACCGAAAAAGAGATCGCCCAGCGCGCCCGGATGTCAGTCGACAAGGTCCGCGAAATTCTGCGGATCTCACAGGTCCCGCTCTCACTGGAGGCGCCGATCGGCGACGAAGAAAGCTCCAGGCTGGGGGATTTTGTCGAAGATATCACCATCCAGGCGCCGGACGACATCGTCCTGCAGGGATTGTTGCGCGACGACCTGGAAGAGGTCATGAACACCCTCTCCGAGCGCGAGCGAACCGTCCTTAAGCTCCGCTTCGGGCTGGACGACGGCCATCCGCGGACATTGGAAGAAGTGGGTAAAGTTTTCGCGGTCACTCGCGAGCGGATCCGGCAGATCGAGGCCAAGGCTTTGCGGAAATTAAAACATCCGACCCGCGCCCGCAAACTTAAAGAGTACTTAAAATAA
- the dnaG gene encoding DNA primase — protein MEADCLIPAQTIEEIRKKSDIVKIISEYTPLRKRGRSHLGLCPFHSEKTPSFTVSEEKQLFHCFGCGAGGNVFDFIMQIDNLGFAEAVRELGEKLGIEVEGGSPSGAGKSLRDQLYDLLHLAGKFYQKSLQGPEGTAARDYMKQRRISEETARRFDLGCAPDGWDNLYRYLLSRGADPKLMEQAGLVLERENEKGSYFDRFRGRLQFPIMDTRGRVLGFSGRSLDGKEPKYLNSPDTPVFRKGDAVFGLSTTKEAIKNTRTAILVEGNVDLISTFQAGVHNVVAPLGTALTIGQCKLLARFADTVVLAYDADPAGETAAERSAELIISAGLKVRVAQLSGAKDPDELVQKQGGDALKKALSDSLPYLEFKLKRTLGRHNLKEIEGRGRALKEIGQLLSGETDQFAQKEYAKLAAGALKTTEEQVLAEARKLKFYNNPAARSLRRTVEKPPSRIIAAEKHLLALAAQNVDAREKLKAELPLDRFITPEARQVAALIYSTDLSGAEDPEHKLLSLIEDEGGKRFLTTALLSESQENPQEILHDCIESLREEKLKSRVNALKSELQQAEAAGDTARASELISALMAEIS, from the coding sequence ATGGAGGCAGACTGTTTGATCCCTGCCCAAACGATCGAAGAGATCAGAAAAAAATCAGATATCGTCAAGATCATTTCTGAATACACCCCGCTGCGCAAGCGGGGGCGCAGTCACCTGGGTCTTTGCCCGTTCCATTCGGAAAAGACACCATCCTTCACCGTCTCCGAAGAGAAGCAGTTGTTCCACTGCTTCGGCTGCGGGGCCGGCGGGAACGTTTTTGACTTTATTATGCAAATCGACAACCTTGGCTTTGCCGAGGCGGTCCGCGAGCTGGGAGAAAAACTCGGGATCGAGGTCGAAGGGGGTAGCCCTTCAGGAGCCGGAAAGAGCCTGCGCGACCAGCTTTACGATCTGCTTCATCTCGCCGGTAAATTTTACCAAAAATCCCTGCAGGGACCGGAAGGGACAGCGGCCCGCGACTACATGAAACAGCGGAGGATCAGCGAAGAGACCGCCCGAAGGTTCGATTTGGGCTGCGCTCCGGACGGCTGGGACAATCTTTACCGATACCTGCTCTCCCGCGGAGCGGACCCAAAACTAATGGAACAGGCCGGGCTGGTCCTCGAACGGGAGAACGAAAAAGGGAGCTATTTTGACCGGTTCCGCGGCCGCCTTCAGTTCCCAATTATGGATACCCGCGGCCGGGTCCTGGGTTTCAGCGGCCGCTCTCTCGACGGCAAAGAACCAAAATATTTAAACTCCCCCGACACTCCGGTTTTCCGCAAAGGAGACGCAGTCTTTGGCTTGAGCACCACCAAAGAAGCGATCAAAAACACCCGAACCGCGATCCTGGTCGAAGGGAACGTCGACCTGATCTCAACTTTTCAAGCCGGGGTCCACAATGTCGTGGCGCCGCTCGGCACCGCTCTGACAATCGGCCAATGCAAGTTGCTGGCCCGCTTTGCCGATACAGTTGTGTTGGCTTATGATGCCGACCCGGCCGGCGAAACTGCCGCCGAAAGATCGGCTGAACTGATCATTTCCGCAGGCTTAAAAGTTAGGGTTGCCCAATTAAGCGGGGCCAAAGACCCGGATGAGCTTGTCCAGAAACAAGGAGGGGACGCGCTGAAGAAGGCGCTCTCCGACTCCCTCCCCTACCTTGAGTTCAAGCTCAAGCGGACCCTGGGCCGGCACAATCTAAAAGAGATCGAAGGGCGGGGCCGGGCGCTCAAGGAGATCGGACAATTACTGTCAGGAGAAACGGACCAGTTCGCCCAAAAAGAGTACGCCAAGCTTGCGGCCGGCGCGCTAAAAACAACGGAAGAACAGGTCCTGGCTGAAGCCAGAAAGCTGAAGTTTTACAACAACCCAGCGGCTCGGAGCTTGCGCCGGACCGTGGAGAAGCCGCCGTCAAGAATAATCGCGGCCGAAAAACATTTGTTGGCGCTGGCGGCGCAAAACGTTGACGCCAGGGAAAAATTGAAAGCGGAATTGCCGCTCGACCGTTTTATCACGCCAGAAGCCAGGCAGGTCGCGGCACTGATCTACAGCACCGATCTTAGCGGAGCGGAAGATCCAGAGCATAAACTTCTTAGCTTGATCGAGGATGAAGGGGGTAAACGCTTCCTGACCACCGCCCTCTTGAGCGAATCACAGGAGAACCCGCAGGAGATATTGCATGACTGTATCGAATCGCTGCGGGAGGAGAAGCTTAAAAGCAGGGTCAACGCGCTAAAGAGCGAGCTGCAGCAGGCGGAAGCGGCCGGCGACACAGCCCGGGCCTCCGAGCTCATCTCGGCGTTAATGGCTGAAATTTCCTAG
- a CDS encoding deoxyguanosinetriphosphate triphosphohydrolase: protein MLIREEIEGREKQFLSPHAAFSARSKGRKKSEKECPLRTAFQRDRDRIIHSKAFRRLKHKTQVFISPVEDHFRTRLTHTLEVSQIARTIARALCLNEDLAEAISLGHDLGHTPFGHAGEYVLDDILKHYGRRFYHNEQSLRVVEYLERDGAGLNLTWEVLDGIRNHTPDDPWPATLEGCIVRLADRIAYLRHDIEDAIVAGVLKEKQLPRRHMRALGKNILDRIVTDIVRHSRHKPVIRMSGDVQVAMDGLYDFMYKNVYTNPTAKREEKKVPELLQRLFRYYHYNLPFQKGLKEKDQLQHTVDFIAGMTDRYAINKFQELFVPDEWRQTV from the coding sequence CTGCTAATTCGCGAAGAAATCGAGGGGCGGGAGAAGCAATTTCTCTCGCCCCACGCTGCTTTTTCCGCCAGATCAAAAGGGCGGAAAAAGTCAGAGAAAGAATGTCCGCTCCGCACCGCTTTTCAGCGCGATCGCGACCGGATCATCCATTCCAAAGCCTTCCGCCGTTTAAAACACAAGACCCAGGTTTTTATTTCGCCGGTCGAAGACCATTTCCGGACCAGGCTGACCCACACTCTGGAAGTCTCCCAGATTGCCCGGACCATTGCCCGCGCCCTTTGCCTCAACGAGGACCTGGCCGAAGCGATCTCCCTGGGACACGACCTGGGACATACTCCTTTCGGCCACGCCGGCGAATATGTTCTCGACGACATTCTCAAGCACTATGGCCGGCGCTTTTATCACAACGAACAGAGCCTTCGGGTAGTCGAATATCTGGAACGGGATGGGGCCGGACTTAACCTGACCTGGGAAGTCCTCGACGGGATCCGCAACCACACTCCTGACGATCCCTGGCCGGCAACCCTGGAAGGGTGCATTGTCAGGCTGGCCGACCGGATCGCTTATTTACGGCACGACATCGAGGACGCGATCGTTGCCGGAGTGCTCAAGGAAAAACAGCTTCCCCGCCGGCATATGCGGGCCCTGGGAAAGAATATTTTAGACCGGATCGTGACCGATATTGTCCGGCACAGCCGGCATAAGCCGGTCATCCGGATGAGCGGCGATGTCCAGGTCGCCATGGACGGCCTTTACGATTTTATGTACAAGAACGTTTACACCAACCCGACCGCCAAGCGGGAAGAAAAAAAAGTACCGGAACTGCTGCAGCGCTTGTTCCGCTATTATCATTACAACCTGCCGTTCCAAAAAGGGCTCAAAGAAAAGGACCAGCTCCAGCACACCGTCGATTTTATCGCCGGCATGACCGACCGCTACGCCATCAACAAGTTCCAGGAGCTTTTTGTCCCCGATGAATGGAGGCAGACTGTTTGA
- the ppdK gene encoding pyruvate, phosphate dikinase, producing MATKGKKKETKFVYRFGGTKADGKSEMKNLLGGKGANLAEMTNIGIPVPPGFTITTEMCTVYYKLNRKYPKALDAQIRESMKHIEKNMGTGAEFGSESNPLLVSVRSGARVSMPGMMDTVLNLGLNDKTVVGLVKQSGNERFAWDAYRRFVQMYGDVVLGLKPQTKTDIDPFEEIMDEVKEEKGIKLDVDLSVDDLKELVKRFKAAIKKRKGMDFPEDPWTQLWGAIEAVFGSWMGDRAIKYRQINKVPHDWGTAVNVQAMVFGNMGNDSGTGVAFTRNPSTGEHKFYGEYLINAQGEDVVAGIRTPQPVNNSTKSSADQKTLEEVMPVAYKTLEAIYKKLEKHYRDMQDIEFTIQKGKLWMLQTRNGKRTAAAALQIACDMVAEKLIDTKTALLRISPSQLDQLLHPTFDPKAKKEVIAKGLPASPGAATGQAVFHADEAEEWVKDGKKVILVRIETSPEDIGGMNVAEGILTARGGMTSHAAVVARGMGKCCVAGCGDLDINYKTKQFEAKGVVVKEGDWISLDGTTGQVMKGKVPTSQPALSGNFGKIMAWADKVRTLGIRTNADTPKDAQVARDFGAEGIGLCRTEHMFFEGDRIKAVREMILADDLEGRKKALAKLLPMQKGDFVGIFEAMKGLPVTIRLLDPPLHEFVPHETAQQQEMATDMGVSLEHVQKKVNSLHEFNPMLGHRGCRLGIIYPEITEMQARAIIEAACELKKKGINVKPEIMVPLVGSVSELKNQTEIINRVAKETIAKFGVKLDYMVGTMIEVPRAALVADKIAEEAHFFSFGTNDLTQMTMGLSRDDAGKFLPTYVEMGIYKDDPFQSLDQEGVGQLVAIAVKKGRQAKKDLKLGICGEHGGDPSSIEFCHKVGLNYVSCSPYRVPIARLAAAQAVLKAKK from the coding sequence ATGGCTACTAAAGGAAAAAAGAAAGAGACCAAGTTTGTGTATCGATTCGGCGGGACCAAGGCGGACGGCAAGTCGGAAATGAAAAATCTGTTGGGGGGCAAAGGGGCCAACCTGGCAGAAATGACCAATATCGGCATCCCGGTCCCTCCCGGTTTCACGATCACCACGGAGATGTGCACGGTTTATTACAAATTGAACCGGAAATATCCAAAAGCACTTGACGCCCAGATCCGCGAAAGCATGAAACACATTGAAAAAAACATGGGAACAGGGGCCGAATTCGGGAGCGAGTCCAATCCGCTCCTCGTCTCGGTCCGCTCCGGCGCCCGGGTCTCCATGCCGGGGATGATGGACACTGTTCTTAATCTCGGGCTCAACGACAAAACGGTCGTCGGCCTGGTCAAACAATCAGGGAACGAAAGGTTCGCCTGGGATGCCTATCGCCGGTTCGTCCAGATGTACGGCGACGTTGTCCTCGGCCTCAAGCCGCAGACCAAGACCGACATCGACCCGTTCGAAGAGATCATGGACGAAGTTAAAGAAGAAAAAGGGATCAAGCTCGACGTTGACCTGAGCGTTGACGACCTTAAAGAATTAGTCAAACGCTTCAAAGCGGCGATCAAAAAACGGAAAGGGATGGATTTCCCTGAAGATCCGTGGACCCAGCTCTGGGGAGCGATCGAAGCGGTTTTCGGCTCCTGGATGGGAGACCGGGCGATCAAGTACCGGCAGATCAACAAAGTACCTCACGACTGGGGAACCGCCGTCAATGTCCAGGCGATGGTCTTTGGCAACATGGGGAACGACTCCGGCACCGGCGTCGCTTTCACCCGCAACCCGTCGACCGGCGAGCACAAATTCTATGGTGAATACCTGATCAACGCTCAGGGGGAAGACGTTGTCGCCGGCATCAGGACTCCCCAGCCGGTCAACAACTCAACCAAGAGTTCTGCCGACCAAAAGACACTGGAAGAAGTTATGCCGGTCGCTTACAAGACGCTGGAAGCGATCTACAAGAAACTGGAAAAGCACTACCGCGACATGCAGGACATTGAATTCACCATTCAAAAAGGGAAACTCTGGATGCTCCAGACCCGGAACGGCAAACGGACAGCCGCCGCCGCCCTCCAGATCGCCTGCGACATGGTCGCCGAAAAGCTGATCGACACCAAGACCGCGCTCCTGCGGATCTCGCCGTCACAACTTGACCAGCTCCTCCATCCGACTTTCGACCCGAAAGCGAAAAAAGAAGTTATCGCCAAAGGCCTTCCCGCTTCTCCGGGAGCGGCAACCGGCCAGGCGGTTTTCCACGCCGACGAGGCCGAAGAATGGGTCAAGGACGGCAAGAAAGTAATTCTCGTCCGGATCGAAACCTCGCCTGAAGATATCGGCGGGATGAACGTCGCCGAAGGCATTCTCACCGCCCGGGGCGGCATGACCTCCCACGCGGCGGTCGTTGCCCGCGGCATGGGAAAATGCTGCGTTGCCGGCTGCGGCGACCTCGACATCAACTACAAGACCAAGCAGTTCGAAGCCAAGGGAGTTGTCGTTAAAGAAGGGGACTGGATCTCGCTTGACGGCACAACCGGTCAGGTCATGAAAGGGAAAGTCCCGACCAGTCAGCCGGCCCTCTCCGGCAATTTCGGCAAGATCATGGCCTGGGCCGACAAGGTCAGGACCCTCGGCATCCGGACCAACGCCGATACGCCGAAAGATGCCCAGGTCGCCCGCGACTTTGGCGCCGAGGGGATCGGCCTTTGCCGGACAGAACATATGTTCTTTGAAGGGGACCGGATCAAAGCGGTCCGCGAAATGATCCTGGCCGATGACCTGGAAGGGCGCAAAAAAGCGCTGGCCAAACTTCTGCCGATGCAAAAGGGAGATTTTGTCGGGATCTTTGAAGCAATGAAGGGGCTGCCGGTCACCATCCGCCTCCTCGACCCGCCGCTGCATGAATTTGTGCCGCACGAAACCGCGCAGCAGCAGGAAATGGCGACCGATATGGGGGTCTCCCTGGAGCATGTCCAAAAGAAAGTTAATTCGCTCCATGAATTCAACCCGATGCTTGGCCATCGCGGCTGCCGCCTTGGGATCATTTACCCGGAGATCACCGAAATGCAGGCCCGGGCCATTATTGAAGCGGCTTGCGAACTAAAGAAGAAAGGGATCAACGTCAAGCCCGAGATCATGGTCCCGCTGGTCGGCTCGGTCTCCGAGCTCAAGAACCAGACCGAGATCATCAACCGGGTAGCCAAAGAGACCATTGCCAAATTCGGCGTCAAGCTCGATTACATGGTCGGGACAATGATCGAAGTGCCGCGCGCCGCGCTGGTCGCCGACAAGATCGCCGAAGAGGCGCATTTCTTCTCCTTCGGGACCAACGACCTGACCCAGATGACCATGGGGCTCTCCCGCGACGACGCCGGCAAGTTCCTGCCGACCTATGTCGAGATGGGGATCTACAAAGACGATCCTTTCCAATCGCTTGATCAGGAGGGGGTTGGCCAGCTGGTCGCCATTGCGGTCAAAAAAGGACGCCAGGCCAAAAAGGACCTCAAGCTCGGGATCTGCGGCGAACACGGCGGAGATCCTTCTTCGATCGAGTTCTGCCACAAAGTCGGGCTCAATTACGTCAGCTGTTCTCCATACCGCGTGCCGATCGCTCGGCTCGCGGCGGCTCAAGCAGTTTTGAAAGCCAAAAAATAG
- the rsfS gene encoding ribosome silencing factor, with the protein MTNRPSEEKTIELIARAAENKLALDIKVLDVRKTSNLLDYLVICGGESEPQLKAISGEIDDQLRKAGIKGYRWQGVSGSGWQILDLGSIVIHILGVAEREYYNLEELWGKEAIIYHY; encoded by the coding sequence ATGACCAACCGGCCAAGCGAAGAAAAGACCATCGAACTGATCGCCAGAGCTGCGGAAAACAAGCTTGCCCTTGATATCAAGGTCCTGGATGTCAGGAAAACTTCAAACCTGCTCGACTACCTGGTCATTTGCGGCGGCGAAAGCGAGCCGCAGCTCAAAGCAATCAGCGGCGAGATCGACGACCAGCTCCGCAAGGCGGGGATCAAAGGTTACCGCTGGCAGGGAGTCTCCGGCTCCGGCTGGCAGATCCTTGACCTTGGCTCGATCGTTATCCACATTCTTGGAGTAGCTGAGCGGGAATATTACAACCTTGAAGAGCTCTGGGGTAAAGAAGCGATAATTTACCATTATTAA
- a CDS encoding LCP family protein, producing the protein MQKKEIKKKSFKALIVLMIFLIFFGMIAGFVIGIASRLALLEVFLSLAPTSPIFPRSNILVLGVDKGYSHRSDTIMVVNIDPDKKTVGLVSIPRDTLVTIPGRGLDKINHAFAYGGVELSRQTVAELLKIDIPYYVVVDLSGLEGLIDKIGGVKVNVPKRMYYVDYADDLHIDLQPGLQTLNGRQVMGYLRFRHTDNDFARIERQQDFIKTVGEQLLRREHILKSADVFFSLLSCIETNLNSRQVLGLSLTVRGAQETGQIAMTTLRGGSLIVDGIYYYKPDSDSLPSTVDRYLSIGAKEAGQP; encoded by the coding sequence ATGCAAAAAAAAGAAATTAAGAAAAAAAGTTTCAAGGCACTGATCGTTCTAATGATCTTTCTGATCTTTTTTGGAATGATCGCCGGCTTCGTCATTGGGATCGCCTCCCGGCTCGCCCTGCTCGAGGTCTTTTTAAGCCTCGCCCCAACCTCCCCGATCTTCCCCCGGTCCAACATCCTGGTGCTTGGTGTAGACAAAGGGTATTCCCACCGATCCGACACGATCATGGTCGTCAATATCGACCCTGACAAAAAAACCGTCGGGCTGGTCTCGATCCCGCGCGACACCCTGGTCACCATCCCCGGACGCGGGCTCGACAAGATCAACCATGCATTTGCTTACGGCGGGGTCGAACTCTCCCGGCAAACGGTCGCTGAACTATTAAAGATCGATATCCCTTACTATGTTGTCGTCGATCTATCAGGATTGGAAGGACTTATCGATAAGATCGGAGGGGTCAAGGTCAACGTACCTAAGCGGATGTATTATGTCGACTACGCGGACGACCTGCACATCGACCTCCAGCCCGGACTGCAAACCCTCAACGGGCGGCAGGTCATGGGTTACCTGCGTTTCCGCCACACCGACAACGACTTTGCCCGGATCGAACGCCAACAGGACTTTATTAAAACCGTCGGCGAACAGCTGTTACGGCGGGAACATATCCTTAAAAGTGCCGATGTTTTCTTCTCTCTGCTCAGCTGCATCGAGACCAACCTGAATTCCCGCCAGGTCCTGGGGCTCTCCCTAACGGTCAGGGGGGCACAGGAAACCGGACAGATCGCCATGACCACCCTGCGCGGCGGCAGCCTGATTGTCGACGGCATATATTATTACAAACCGGACTCCGACTCTCTCCCCTCCACGGTCGACCGATACCTGTCGATCGGCGCCAAAGAAGCAGGCCAGCCATGA
- the yqeK gene encoding bis(5'-nucleosyl)-tetraphosphatase (symmetrical) YqeK yields MKSREEIIASLKVTLDQERFDHTLRVEKIALALASKYRVNRAKTSLAALLHDCARRFDRRGLLRMAKIFKLTPDPVRLFEPKLFHGEIGRRLAAAEFGIKDKEILAAIENHTTGRPGMSRLEKIIYLADHIEVGRKFTGIGRIRKLALHDLDRAIIAFTENSVGYFLKLGLPFHPATVETRNYLLLKHAKKRN; encoded by the coding sequence ATGAAATCAAGAGAAGAGATCATCGCCAGTCTTAAAGTAACGCTCGACCAAGAACGATTTGACCACACCCTCCGGGTAGAAAAGATCGCTCTTGCGCTGGCCAGCAAGTACCGGGTCAACCGGGCCAAAACCAGCCTGGCCGCCCTGCTCCATGATTGCGCCCGGCGCTTTGACCGGCGGGGGCTCCTCCGGATGGCAAAAATATTCAAACTAACGCCCGACCCGGTCAGGCTTTTTGAGCCCAAACTTTTTCACGGCGAGATCGGCCGCCGCCTGGCTGCCGCCGAATTCGGGATCAAAGACAAAGAAATACTGGCGGCTATTGAGAACCACACTACCGGCCGGCCGGGGATGAGCCGGCTGGAAAAGATCATTTACCTGGCCGATCATATTGAGGTCGGGCGGAAATTTACCGGGATCGGCCGGATCAGAAAACTCGCTCTCCATGACCTGGACCGGGCGATCATTGCTTTTACCGAAAATTCGGTCGGCTATTTCCTGAAGCTCGGCCTCCCCTTTCATCCGGCAACCGTCGAGACCAGGAATTATTTACTGCTGAAACATGCAAAAAAAAGAAATTAA